A stretch of Komagataella phaffii GS115 chromosome 2, complete sequence DNA encodes these proteins:
- a CDS encoding 2-hexaprenyl-6-methoxy-1,4-benzoquinone methyltransferase — translation MILNGLTRTTIKGSLLLNRGLRLYSGMVKDSSETTHFGYQTVSTREKENLVKGVFSSVASNYDLMNDIMSMGVHRLWKTHFINKLDAGMRPGTDRPLAFLDVAGGTGDIAFGLLDHAKHKFQDIQSTMTVADINPDMLMEGERRCVVQTSYGRSPRIQFLEQNGETLDKIEDNSKDVYTIAFGIRNFTDIQAGLNTAYRVLKPGGVFACLEFSHVDNSLVDTVYQTYSFSLLPLMGQLVANDRDSYQYLVESIRKFPKQEEFAGMVRKAGFYVPGKGYEDLTFGVAAIHIGVKL, via the coding sequence ATGATTCTCAATGGACTTACTAGAACTACTATAAAAGGATCACTCCTTCTTAATCGGGGTTTGAGACTATATTCTGGAATGGTGAAGGATTCATCTGAAACTACACATTTTGGATATCAAACCGTTTCCACCAgggaaaaagaaaacctAGTTAAAGGCGTTTTCTCCAGCGTTGCCTCCAATTATGATTTGATGAACGATATCATGTCCATGGGTGTTCATAGACTATGGAAAACTCATTTTATCAACAAGCTAGATGCAGGAATGAGGCCAGGTACCGATCGTCCTCTTGCATTTCTAGATGTCGCTGGGGGTACTGGCGATATCGCTTTTGGTTTGTTGGATCATGCGAAGCACAAGTTTCAAGACATCCAAAGTACCATGACAGTGGCTGATATCAACCCGGATATGCTAATGGAAGGTGAAAGAAGGTGTGTAGTACAAACTTCATATGGTCGCTCACCCCGAATTCAGTTCCTTGAACAGAATGGTGAGACTTTGgataaaattgaagataattCCAAAGACGTATACACCATTGCATTTGGTATCCGCAATTTCACCGATATCCAAGCCGGTTTGAACACCGCGTATCGAGTGTTGAAGCCTGGGGGAGTGTTTGCCTGTTTGGAGTTTTCACATGTAGACAACAGTCTCGTGGATACAGTTTACCAGACATactcattttctttactaCCTCTAATGGGACAACTAGTTGCCAATGATAGAGATTCCTATCAATATTTAGTTGAGAGCATCCGCAAATTTCCTAAACAGGAAGAATTTGCAGGAATGGTGCGCAAAGCAGGCTTTTATGTTCCAGGAAAAGGCTATGAGGATCTCACATTTGGAGTAGCAGCCATTCACATTGGCGTGAAGTTATGA
- a CDS encoding Putative FAD transporter has translation MILLVGLLIYFFTSVLAGGFIQSTSLLTCMENSGLTASYFDVKYNRDSGIVDFEITAISTISGYVEAEIEVIVYGITIVNEHLSICDLNLPTICPLAAGHIDVDSSYTLSTSITSQVPGIAYTIPDLDARVRVIAYSNSTDTPVACVEALLSNGKTVQTKYAAWPIAAISGLGLITSGVISIVGHSNTAAHIASNSLSLFIYFQSIAITAMMAVNRVPPIAASWAQNFQWSMGIIYSRVVQSISNWYVQSTGGESTAIIKNKHVISISVQKMVKRSFGYLAAANNIIKRSNYDMIQDSSLYTTDERSGAFNSKILVLRGIQRVAYLANIEITDLFMTGIIFLIFFVVILTFLLFVFKAIVELLIYFGAMHQGKFGEYRANWSTITKGSLYRLALLSFPQVSLLCLWQWTVTDSVGTVVVAVVLFLGLFVLLLQSAVKVVLTGRSSIRNYKNPAYLLFGDAKILNKFGFLYVQFRADKYYWVLVLLVYTFLRSFFIAILQAHGKVQAALVFALETLYFIGLCWLRPYMDKRTNALNIFISVVGVLNSIFFLFFSKIFNQPDVVSSVAAIVYFVVNAVCALILLIMTIVTCALALVRKNPDTRYQPMKDDRVSFIPRTTDGGPSGLNNNDTELQALGVAAMSGHRDSGIYNQLNMVDDESSTSEKYHRRNKNASYDNLAQNSNRNSFSSNTEPHQMTSAMEGSMGSLTRPNNVFYQDTSYHGYDSDRKQDVRWN, from the coding sequence ATGATTTTGCTGGTAGGATTGCTTATCTACTTTTTTACCTCTGTACTAGCTGGTGGTTTTATCCAGTCCACCTCCTTGTTAACTTGCATGGAGAACTCTGGGTTGACAGCATCTTATTTCGATGTTAAATACAATCGTGATAGTGGTATTGTGGATTTTGAAATTACTGCAATTTCTACTATATCGGGATACGTTGAGGCTGAAATTGAGGTTATAGTATATGGGATAACCATTGTCAATGAGCATCTGAGTATTTGTGATCTTAATCTTCCTACCATATGCCCCCTTGCAGCTGGACATATAGATGTGGATTCATCTTATACACTCAGCACATCCATCACGTCGCAAGTGCCTGGAATTGCATATACGATTCCAGATCTTGATGCTCGTGTACGCGTTATTGCTTATTCGAACTCAACTGACACTCCGGTTGCTTGTGTTGAGGCTCTGCTGTCGAATGGAAAAACTGTCCAAACCAAGTATGCTGCCTGGCCTATTGCCGCAATTTCAGGCTTAGGTCTAATTACATCTGGTGTTATTTCCATTGTTGGGCATTCCAATACGGCAGCCCATATCgcttccaattctttgtcATTATTTATCtactttcaaagtattgCCATCACGGCCATGATGGCAGTAAACCGCGTTCCACCAATCGCAGCTTCTTGGgctcaaaactttcagtGGTCCATGGGTATTATCTATTCAAGAGTTGTTCAGAGTATTTCCAATTGGTACGTTCAGAGCACAGGCGGAGAGTCTACTGCaattatcaaaaataaGCACGTTATTTCTATCAGCGTGCAAAAAATGGTAAAGAGATCCTTCGGTTATTTAGCTGCTGCTAAtaatatcatcaaaagaagtAATTATGATATGATTCAAGACTCGTCTCTTTATACCACTGATGAAAGATCTGGTGCGTTCAACTCGAAAATTTTAGTTCTGCGGGGAATTCAGCGTGTTGCCTACTTAGCCAATATTGAAATTACCGACTTGTTTATGACGGGAATAATATTCCTTATATTCTTTGTGGTGATACTTACTTTCCTTCTATTCGTGTTCAAAGCGATTGTTGAACTACTGATTTATTTTGGAGCAATGCATCAAGGCAAGTTTGGCGAATATCGTGCAAACTGGAGCACTATTACTAAGGGTTCGTTGTATCGTCTAGCTCTTCTCTCATTCCCTCAAGTATCACTGCTTTGTCTATGGCAATGGACAGTCACTGATTCTGTGGGAACAGTTGTAGTTGCCGTTGTTTTATTCCTCGGGTTGTTTGTACTCCTTCTGCAGAGCGCAGTTAAGGTTGTTTTGACAGGAAGAAGTTCAATTCGAAACTATAAGAATCCAGCATACCTTTTGTTCGGAGATGCAAAAATTCTCAATAAATTTGGGTTCCTCTATGTGCAATTCAGGGCGGACAAATATTATTGGGTCCTTGTGCTGTTAGTATACACATTTTTGAGGTCGTTTTTTATCGCCATATTACAGGCGCATGGAAAAGTCCAGGCAGCACTTGTTTTTGCCCTAGAAACACTGTACTTTATTGGCCTATGCTGGTTAAGACCTTATATGGATAAGAGAACCAACGCGCTGAACATATTCATTTCCGTGGTAGGagttttgaactcaattttctttttgtttttttccaaaatcttcaacCAACCAGATGTTGTGTCCTCCGTTGCAGCCATAGTGTATTTTGTTGTTAATGCTGTATGTGCTCTTATTCTTCTGATTATGACCATAGTGACGTGTGCATTAGCTTTGGTCCGTAAGAATCCAGACACTCGCTATCAGCCAATGAAAGACGACCGTGTTTCCTTTATCCCAAGAACCACAGACGGTGGGCCCTCAGGTTTAAATAACAACGATACAGAATTGCAAGCACTGGGTGTCGCTGCAATGAGTGGTCATAGGGACTCTGGTATTTACAACCAGCTGAATATGGTGGATGACGAATCTAGTACATCCGAAAAATACCACAGACGTAACAAAAACGCATCTTACGATAACTTAGCTCAGAATAGTAACCGGAACTCATTCTCCAGCAATACAGAACCTCATCAAATGACTAGTGCTATGGAAGGTTCTATGGGCAGTCTTACAAGACCAAATAATGTCTTTTACCAAGATACTTCATATCATGGCTACGATTCTGATCGAAAACAAGACGTTAGATGGAACTAG
- a CDS encoding acetate--CoA ligase: protein MPLDNEHLLHENSIDPPKGFFERHPGTPNIPGGWEEYLKLYNQSIENPSKFFGEKAKEFLSWATPFTDARYPPGNGFQNGDSAAWFLNGELNASYNCVDRHALKNPDKPAIIYEADEPNQGRTVTYGELLKDVCRIAQVLTDLGVKKGDTVAVYLPMVPEAITTLLAIVRIGAIHSVVFAGFSAGSLRDRILDADSRIVITSDESLRGGKIIETKKIVDEALKSCPDVRNVLVFKRTGTPHLPWVEGRDLWWHEEIIKHVPYSPPVNVRSEDTSFLLYTSGSTGKPKGIQHSTAGYLLGALLTTKYVFDVQGDDILFTAGDVGWITGHSYVVYGPLLNGATTVVFEGTPAYPDYSRYWDIVDKHKVTQFYVAPTALRLLKRAGSKYVQNHDLSSIRVLGSVGEPIAAEVWEWYNEYVGRGKAHICDTYWQTETGSHIIAPIAGVSKTKPGSASFPFFGIDPVILDATTGEELKGNNVEGVLAIRNPWPSMARTVWKDYNRFLDTYLRPYEGYYFTGDGAARDQEGFYWVLGRVDDVVNVSGHRLSTAEIESALIEHNLVGESAVVGFPDELTGSAVAAFVSLKKDVDNPAEVKKELILTVRKEIGPFAAPKLIILVSDLPKTRSGKIMRRILRKVLAGEEDSLGDISTLSNPSIVEEIISTVKRDARK from the coding sequence ATGCCATTAGATAACGAACACTTACTTCATGAAAATTCCATTGACCCACCAAAgggattctttgaaagacaCCCTGGAACTCCTAATATACCAGGCGGTTGGGAAGAATACTTGAAGCTGTACAATCAGTCCATCGAGAACCCCTCAAAgttttttggagaaaaagCAAAGGAATTCTTGTCATGGGCTACTCCTTTCACTGACGCTCGTTACCCACCTGGTAATGGATTTCAGAATGGTGACTCCGCCGCTTGGTTTCTGAATGGTGAGTTGAACGCGTCGTACAACTGTGTTGATAGACATGCTTTAAAGAATCCAGACAAACCTGCCATTATTTATGAGGCTGATGAACCTAATCAAGGCCGTACGGTTACCTATGGAGAGTTGCTGAAGGATGTTTGTCGAATTGCCCAAGTATTGACTGACCTGGGTGTGAAAAAGGGTGACACTGTTGCTGTTTACCTGCCTATGGTTCCAGAAGCTATCACCACTTTATTGGCTATCGTTAGAATCGGTGCTATCCACTCTGTTGTCTTCGCAGGTTTTTCAGCTGGTTCTCTACGTGATCGTATATTGGATGCTGATTCTAGAATTGTTATCACTTCTGATGAATCTCTGAGAGGTGGGAAGATCATCGAGACTAAGAAGATTGTTGACGAGGCTCTGAAGTCTTGCCCAGATGTTCGTAATGTGCTGgtcttcaaaagaacagGTACACCACATCTTCCATGGGTTGAGGGTCGTGATCTTTGGTGGCACGAGGAAATCATTAAGCATGTTCCGTACTCTCCCCCAGTGAATGTTAGATCTGAAGATACTTCATTTTTGCTTTACACTTCTGGCTCTACCGGAAAGCCTAAAGGTATCCAGCATTCAACTGCTGGCTACTTACTGGGAGCTCTTTTGACCACCAAGTATGTCTTTGATGTTCAGGGTGATGATATTTTATTCACTGCTGGTGATGTGGGCTGGATCACAGGGCATTCTTATGTAGTTTACGGTCCACTTTTAAACGGGGCTACGACAGTTGTTTTTGAGGGCACCCCAGCTTACCCAGACTATTCACGTTATTGGGATATCGTTGACAAACACAAAGTTACTCAGTTTTATGTAGCACCAACTGCTCTTAGGTTGCTGAAGAGAGCTGGTAGCAAGTATGTCCAGAATCATGATTTGTCTTCAATCAGGGTTTTGGGTTCCGTTGGTGAACCTATAGCCGCTGAAGTTTGGGAATGGTACAACGAGTATgttggaagaggaaaagcTCATATTTGTGATACGTATTGGCAAACAGAGACTGGTTCTCACATTATTGCTCCAATAGCTGGTGTGTCAAAGACCAAACCAGGTTCAGCATCTTTCCCCTTCTTCGGTATTGATCCGGTTATTCTAGATGCTACTACTGGAGAGGAACTCAAAGGTAATAATGTTGAAGGTGTTTTGGCTATCAGAAATCCATGGCCATCTATGGCTAGAACAGTCTGGAAGGACTACAACCGTTTCCTGGATACATATCTCAGGCCATATGAAGGTTATTACTTCACTGGTGATGGAGCTGCCAGAGATCAGGAAGGATTTTATTGGGTTCTGGGTAGAGTTGATGATGTTGTTAATGTGTCAGGTCACAGATTGTCTACTGCCGAGATTGAAAGCGCTCTAATCGAACACAATTTGGTAGGAGAGTCTGCTGTCGTCGGATTCCCTGACGAGCTGACTGGTTCTGCTGTGGCCGCGTTTgtgtctttgaagaaggacGTCGACAATCCAGCGGAAGTGAAAAAGGAGTTAATCCTTACTGTCAGAAAAGAGATTGGACCATTCGCTGCACCTAAACTCATCATCTTGGTAAGTGATCTTCCAAAGACCAGATCAGGTAAGATAATGAGACGTATTCTCAGAAAGGTTTTGGCTGGAGAGGAAGACTCTCTGGGCGACatttcaactctttcaaaccCTTCGATTGTGGAAGAGATAATCTCTACCGTTAAAAGGGATGCCCGCAAATGA